One window of the Paraburkholderia sp. PGU19 genome contains the following:
- the adh gene encoding aldehyde dehydrogenase, with protein MNHAEMKFLTTEFPFKKQYANFIGGEWVKPVGGEYFDNISPITGEPFTSIPRSREADIELALDAAHRAKAAWGKTSTTERANILNKIADRMEANLQRLAVAETIDNGKPLRETMAADIPLAIDHFRYFAGTVRAQEGGISEIDHDTVAYHFHEPLGVVGQIIPWNFPILMATWKLAPALAAGNCVVLKPAEQTPASILVMLELIQDLLPAGVLNVVNGFGLEAGKPLASNKRIAKIAFTGETTTGRLIMQYASQNIIPVTLELGGKSPNIFFADVLDKDDSFFDKALEGFAMFALNQGEVCTCPSRVLVEESIYDRFMERAVKRVAAIQQGHPLDSKTMIGAQASQEQLEKILSYIDLGKQEGAECLIGGEQNKLDGELSKGYYVKPTVFRGHNKMRIFQEEIFGPVVSVTTFKNEEEALEIANDTLYGLGAGVWTRDGTRAYRFGREIQAGRVWTNCYHAYPAHAAFGGYKQSGIGRENHKMMLDHYQQTKNLLVSYSDKPLGFF; from the coding sequence ATGAATCACGCAGAGATGAAGTTTCTGACAACCGAGTTCCCGTTCAAGAAGCAGTACGCGAATTTCATCGGCGGAGAATGGGTCAAGCCGGTTGGCGGCGAGTACTTCGACAACATCTCGCCGATTACGGGCGAACCGTTCACGTCGATTCCGCGTTCGCGCGAAGCCGACATCGAACTCGCCCTCGACGCCGCGCATCGCGCGAAGGCCGCCTGGGGCAAAACATCGACCACCGAGCGCGCCAACATCCTCAACAAGATCGCCGACCGCATGGAGGCGAACCTGCAGCGTCTCGCCGTCGCGGAGACGATCGACAACGGCAAGCCGCTACGCGAAACGATGGCAGCCGACATTCCCCTCGCAATCGATCACTTCCGCTATTTCGCGGGCACCGTGCGCGCGCAGGAAGGCGGCATTTCGGAGATCGATCACGACACGGTCGCATATCACTTTCATGAGCCGCTCGGCGTGGTCGGTCAGATCATTCCGTGGAACTTCCCGATCCTGATGGCCACGTGGAAGCTCGCGCCCGCGCTCGCGGCAGGCAATTGCGTCGTGCTGAAGCCCGCTGAACAGACGCCCGCTTCGATCCTCGTGATGCTCGAACTGATTCAGGATCTGCTGCCGGCGGGCGTGCTGAACGTCGTCAATGGATTCGGTCTCGAAGCGGGCAAGCCGCTCGCGTCGAACAAGCGCATCGCGAAGATCGCCTTCACGGGCGAAACGACGACAGGCCGTCTGATCATGCAGTACGCGAGCCAGAACATCATTCCCGTGACGCTGGAGCTCGGCGGCAAGAGCCCGAACATCTTCTTCGCCGACGTGCTCGACAAGGACGACAGCTTCTTCGACAAGGCGCTCGAAGGCTTCGCGATGTTCGCGCTGAACCAGGGCGAAGTCTGCACCTGCCCGTCGCGCGTGCTGGTCGAAGAATCGATTTACGACCGCTTCATGGAGCGCGCGGTGAAGCGCGTCGCCGCCATCCAGCAGGGACACCCGCTCGACTCGAAGACGATGATCGGCGCACAGGCCTCGCAGGAGCAACTCGAAAAGATCCTGTCGTACATCGATCTCGGCAAGCAGGAAGGCGCGGAATGCCTGATCGGCGGCGAGCAGAACAAGCTCGACGGCGAACTCTCGAAGGGCTATTACGTGAAGCCGACCGTGTTCCGCGGTCACAACAAGATGCGCATCTTCCAGGAAGAAATCTTCGGCCCCGTCGTTTCCGTCACGACGTTCAAGAACGAAGAAGAAGCGCTGGAAATCGCCAATGACACGCTGTATGGCCTTGGCGCCGGCGTCTGGACGCGCGACGGCACGCGCGCCTATCGCTTCGGTCGCGAGATCCAGGCGGGCCGCGTGTGGACGAATTGCTACCACGCGTACCCGGCGCATGCGGCGTTCGGCGGCTACAAGCAGTCGGGCATCGGACGCGAGAATCACAAGATGATGCTCGATCACTACCAGCAAACGAAGAATCTGCTGGTCAGCTATAGCGACAAACCGTTGGGCTTCTTCTGA
- the gyrB gene encoding DNA topoisomerase (ATP-hydrolyzing) subunit B — MTETNNSQPDNSYGASSIQILEGLEAVRKRPGMYIGDTSDGTGLHHLVFEVLDNSIDEALAGHCDDIQVIIHADNSISVTDNGRGIPTGIKRDDKHDPKRSAAEIVMTELHAGGKFDQNSYKVSGGLHGVGVSCVNALSSWLRLTVRRDGKKHFMEFHRGVPQNRVIEEEDGERLSPIPVVGDTENRGTEVHFMADLEIFGNVEYHYDILAKRIRELSFLNNGVRIRLTDQRSGKEDDFAFVGGVKGFVEYINKTKTVLHPTIFHVVGEKDGVGVEVAMQWNDSYNENVLTFTNNIPQRDGGSHLTGLRAAMTRVINKYIVDHEIAKKAKVETSGDDMREGLSCVLSVKVPEPKFSSQTKDKLVSSEVRAPVEEVVAKALEEFLLETPNDAKIICGKIVDAARARDAARKAREMTRRKGVLDGVGLPGKLADCQEKDPAKSEIYIVEGDSAGGSAKQGRDRKFQAILPLRGKVLNVEKARYDKLLSSEQIVTLITALGCGIGKEDYNLDKLRYHRIIIMTDADVDGAHIRTLLLTFFYRQMPEMIERGYIYIAQPPLYKVKAGKDERYLKDTAELNAHMLRLALNGSELIPSEGTTPIAGDALGELARSYLLAQGVVDRLSRLYDEAALGAVMDGVTIDLSSEQSTQASAGALQDKLRDDPLKPEVNVVPMYDPVRELRSLRVERRHHGNVKVSVIDEEFQLTADYQQLVNTANTFKGLIGEGAVIKRGERSMAVGDFKSAMKWLIADAERNVSKQRYKGLGEMNPEQLWETTMDPNVRRLLRVQIEDAIAADGIFTTLMGDEVEPRRAFIESNALRAGNIDV, encoded by the coding sequence ATGACTGAAACGAACAATTCGCAACCCGATAACAGCTACGGCGCCTCGTCCATTCAGATCCTCGAAGGTCTGGAGGCCGTGCGCAAGCGACCGGGTATGTACATCGGCGATACGTCGGACGGGACCGGTCTGCATCACCTCGTGTTCGAGGTGCTCGACAATTCGATCGACGAGGCGCTCGCCGGTCATTGCGACGACATTCAGGTCATCATCCACGCCGACAATTCGATTTCCGTGACCGACAACGGCCGCGGCATCCCGACGGGCATCAAGCGCGACGACAAGCACGATCCGAAGCGCAGCGCCGCTGAAATCGTCATGACCGAGCTGCACGCGGGCGGCAAGTTCGACCAGAACAGCTACAAGGTGTCGGGCGGCCTGCACGGCGTCGGCGTGTCGTGCGTGAACGCGCTGTCGTCGTGGCTGCGCCTGACCGTGCGCCGTGACGGCAAGAAGCACTTCATGGAGTTCCACCGTGGCGTGCCGCAAAACCGTGTGATCGAAGAAGAGGACGGCGAACGCCTGTCGCCGATCCCGGTTGTCGGCGATACGGAAAACCGTGGCACCGAAGTGCATTTCATGGCCGATCTGGAAATCTTCGGCAACGTCGAATATCACTACGACATTCTCGCGAAGCGCATCCGCGAACTCTCGTTCCTGAACAACGGCGTGCGGATTCGTCTCACGGATCAACGCTCTGGCAAGGAAGACGATTTCGCATTTGTGGGTGGCGTGAAGGGCTTCGTCGAGTACATCAACAAGACGAAGACCGTACTGCATCCCACCATTTTCCATGTCGTTGGCGAGAAGGACGGCGTGGGCGTCGAAGTGGCGATGCAGTGGAACGACAGCTACAACGAGAACGTACTGACCTTCACGAACAACATTCCGCAGCGCGACGGCGGTAGCCATTTGACGGGCCTGCGCGCGGCCATGACGCGCGTGATCAACAAGTACATCGTCGACCACGAAATCGCGAAGAAGGCGAAGGTCGAAACGTCTGGCGACGACATGCGCGAAGGGCTGTCGTGCGTGTTGTCGGTGAAGGTGCCCGAGCCGAAGTTCAGTTCGCAGACGAAGGACAAGCTGGTGTCGTCGGAAGTGCGCGCGCCTGTCGAAGAAGTGGTCGCGAAGGCGCTCGAAGAGTTCCTGCTCGAAACGCCGAACGACGCGAAGATCATTTGCGGCAAGATCGTCGATGCCGCGCGTGCTCGCGACGCAGCGCGCAAGGCGCGTGAAATGACGCGACGCAAGGGCGTGCTGGACGGCGTCGGACTGCCGGGCAAGCTGGCGGACTGCCAGGAGAAAGATCCTGCGAAGTCTGAGATTTACATCGTCGAGGGTGATTCGGCTGGCGGATCTGCAAAGCAGGGCCGCGACAGAAAATTCCAGGCCATTCTGCCGCTGCGCGGCAAGGTGCTGAACGTCGAGAAGGCGCGTTACGACAAGCTGCTGTCGTCGGAACAGATCGTCACGCTGATTACGGCGTTGGGCTGCGGCATCGGCAAGGAAGACTACAACCTCGACAAGCTGCGTTATCACCGCATCATCATCATGACCGACGCGGACGTCGACGGCGCGCACATCCGTACGCTGCTGCTGACGTTCTTCTATCGTCAGATGCCGGAGATGATCGAGCGAGGCTATATCTACATTGCGCAGCCGCCCCTGTACAAGGTGAAGGCGGGCAAGGACGAGCGTTACCTGAAGGACACCGCGGAGTTGAATGCACATATGCTGCGTCTGGCTCTGAACGGGTCCGAACTGATCCCGTCAGAAGGCACGACGCCGATTGCGGGCGATGCACTGGGCGAGCTGGCTCGTTCCTATCTGCTGGCGCAGGGAGTCGTGGATCGTCTGAGCCGGTTGTACGACGAAGCGGCACTTGGCGCGGTGATGGATGGCGTGACGATCGATCTGTCGAGCGAGCAGTCGACGCAAGCATCGGCAGGCGCGCTCCAGGACAAGCTGCGTGACGATCCGCTCAAGCCCGAAGTCAACGTGGTCCCGATGTACGATCCGGTGCGCGAACTGCGTTCGCTGCGCGTCGAGCGTCGTCATCACGGCAACGTGAAGGTCTCGGTCATCGACGAAGAATTCCAGCTGACGGCGGACTATCAGCAACTCGTGAACACGGCGAACACGTTCAAGGGGTTGATCGGCGAGGGCGCTGTCATCAAGCGCGGCGAGCGGAGCATGGCTGTCGGCGACTTCAAGAGCGCGATGAAATGGCTGATCGCCGATGCCGAGCGGAATGTTTCGAAGCAGCGCTATAAGGGACTCGGTGAGATGAACCCCGAACAGCTCTGGGAAACGACGATGGACCCGAACGTGCGTCGCTTGTTGCGCGTGCAGATCGAAGATGCGATTGCGGCGGACGGCATCTTTACGACGCTGATGGGTGATGAAGTCGAGCCGCGTCGTGCGTTTATCGAGTCGAATGCGTTGCGGGCGGGGAATATCGACGTTTGA
- the eat gene encoding ethanolamine permease, with protein MKSESTTQHKGAVTHHELKQTLGTWQLWGIAVGLVISGEYFGWSYGWASAGTLGFVITALFIAAMYTTFIFSFTELTTSIPHAGGPFAYARHAFGPTGGYIAGAATLVEFVFAPPAIALAIGAYLHVQFPGLEPKHAAMGAYLVFMALNIVGVQIAAAFELCVTLLAIFELLVFMGVVSPGFQWSNFTKGGWAGSDTFSMGSFHGMFAAIPFAIWFFLAIEGVAMAAEEAKNPKRSIPIAYVTGILTLVVLAIGVMVFAGAAGDWTKLSNINDPLPQAMKYIVGENSGWMHMLVWLGLFGLVASFHGIILGYSRQIFALARAGYLPEWLSKVHPRFKTPHRAILAGGVIGIAAIYSDELIQFGGQTLTANIVTMSVFGAIVMYIISMLSLFKLRRSDPNMERPFRAPLFPYFPAFALVAAVISLATMIYFNLLVALVFAAFLALGYGYFLMTRHQREVAPVDALLEE; from the coding sequence ATGAAATCAGAGTCGACAACCCAGCACAAAGGCGCCGTTACGCATCACGAACTGAAGCAGACGCTCGGCACCTGGCAGCTTTGGGGCATCGCCGTCGGCCTCGTGATCTCCGGCGAGTATTTCGGCTGGAGCTACGGTTGGGCGAGCGCCGGCACGCTCGGTTTCGTGATCACCGCGCTGTTCATCGCTGCGATGTACACGACGTTCATTTTCAGCTTCACCGAGCTCACCACGTCGATCCCGCACGCGGGCGGCCCGTTCGCCTATGCGCGCCACGCGTTCGGCCCGACGGGGGGCTACATCGCGGGCGCTGCGACGCTCGTCGAGTTCGTGTTTGCGCCACCCGCGATCGCGCTCGCGATCGGCGCGTATCTGCATGTGCAGTTTCCCGGCCTCGAACCGAAGCACGCGGCGATGGGCGCGTATCTCGTGTTCATGGCGCTGAATATCGTCGGCGTGCAGATCGCGGCGGCGTTCGAGCTGTGCGTGACGCTGCTCGCGATCTTCGAGCTGCTCGTGTTCATGGGCGTCGTGTCGCCGGGCTTCCAGTGGTCGAACTTCACGAAGGGCGGCTGGGCGGGTTCCGACACGTTCAGCATGGGCTCGTTCCACGGCATGTTCGCCGCGATTCCGTTCGCGATCTGGTTCTTCCTCGCGATCGAAGGTGTCGCGATGGCCGCCGAAGAAGCGAAGAATCCGAAGCGCTCCATCCCGATCGCCTACGTGACGGGCATCCTGACGCTCGTCGTGCTGGCCATCGGCGTGATGGTGTTCGCGGGCGCAGCGGGCGACTGGACGAAGCTCTCCAACATCAACGACCCGCTGCCTCAAGCGATGAAATACATCGTCGGCGAAAACAGCGGCTGGATGCATATGCTCGTGTGGCTGGGACTGTTCGGTCTCGTCGCGTCATTCCACGGCATCATCCTCGGCTACTCGCGGCAAATTTTCGCGCTGGCGCGCGCGGGCTACCTGCCCGAATGGCTGTCGAAAGTGCATCCGCGCTTCAAGACCCCGCATCGCGCGATTCTCGCGGGCGGCGTGATCGGCATTGCAGCGATCTATAGCGACGAGCTGATCCAGTTCGGCGGCCAGACGCTGACAGCGAACATCGTGACGATGTCGGTATTTGGCGCTATCGTGATGTACATCATCAGCATGCTCTCGCTTTTCAAGTTGCGCCGCAGCGACCCGAATATGGAGCGTCCGTTCCGCGCGCCGCTGTTTCCGTACTTCCCGGCGTTCGCGCTGGTGGCCGCGGTGATTTCGCTGGCGACGATGATCTACTTCAACCTGCTCGTCGCGCTGGTGTTCGCCGCGTTCCTCGCGCTTGGCTACGGCTACTTCCTGATGACGCGTCATCAACGCGAAGTCGCGCCCGTCGACGCATTGCTCGAAGAATGA
- the eutC gene encoding ethanolamine ammonia-lyase subunit EutC produces the protein MSDSIEKNAWQALRAFTNARIALGRAGNSLPTAPLLAFNLSHAQARDAVHHPLEADVLHEQLRAHGFTSLDVHSAAPDRAHYLRRPDMGRRLSDESRDALSKAATNDAPDVVFVIADGLSAFAASKQSIPFLQAITKRLTDWKIGPVVVARQSRVALGDEIGELLKTKLVVMLIGERPGLSSPDSLGVYLTYAPKVGCSDAQRNCISNVRPEGLDYEAAAHKLHYLLTHARRLGVTGVGLKDDSDALLQADEAASAIADASKK, from the coding sequence ATGAGCGATTCGATCGAAAAGAATGCGTGGCAGGCGTTGCGTGCGTTCACGAATGCGCGCATCGCATTGGGCCGCGCGGGCAACAGTCTGCCGACTGCGCCCCTACTCGCGTTCAATCTCTCGCATGCGCAGGCGCGCGATGCCGTGCATCATCCGCTCGAAGCTGACGTCCTGCATGAACAGTTGCGCGCGCACGGCTTCACGTCGCTCGACGTGCATAGCGCGGCACCGGATCGCGCGCATTATTTGCGGCGTCCGGATATGGGGCGGCGCCTGTCCGATGAGAGCCGCGATGCGCTAAGCAAGGCGGCGACCAATGATGCGCCCGATGTTGTGTTCGTCATAGCCGATGGACTCTCCGCGTTCGCTGCTTCGAAGCAATCGATTCCATTCCTGCAAGCAATCACGAAGCGTCTCACCGACTGGAAGATCGGACCTGTCGTGGTCGCGCGTCAATCGCGTGTCGCGTTGGGCGATGAGATCGGCGAGTTGTTGAAGACGAAGCTCGTCGTGATGCTGATTGGCGAAAGGCCGGGGCTGAGTTCGCCGGATAGTCTCGGTGTCTATCTGACGTACGCGCCGAAAGTGGGATGCAGCGACGCGCAGCGCAATTGCATTTCAAACGTGCGGCCGGAAGGACTCGATTACGAAGCCGCGGCGCACAAGCTGCACTATCTGCTGACGCATGCGCGTCGTCTGGGGGTGACGGGCGTCGGCTTGAAGGACGACAGCGACGCGCTGCTTCAGGCTGACGAAGCGGCGTCCGCTATTGCTGACGCCTCGAAGAAATAG
- a CDS encoding AraC family transcriptional regulator — MNDIDHRARYAARLARVLDHIYDHLDEPLDIDRLAGIACLSPYHWHRIYQAMYGETVATTVRRLRLHRAAGFLANGSMPIAEIAERSGYSSLQSFTRTFSAVFGMPPALYRKAGTHSRFRPSLADSGECQMTMRDVVIRDIEGFDVLSVDHVGPYMQIGKAFDTLMGWLASRGLLSNEMRMIGIYYDDPTAVAEGELRSKAGVWLPRAVDVSGDGLVSVTSIKGGRYAVLRHKGPYADMASAYQWLYGEWLVNSEHEAADAPVFEEYLNNPKETAPANLLTDICLPVV; from the coding sequence ATGAACGATATCGACCATCGCGCGCGCTACGCCGCGCGGCTCGCTCGCGTGCTCGACCATATCTACGATCACCTCGACGAGCCGCTGGATATCGACCGGCTCGCCGGGATTGCGTGTCTGTCGCCGTATCACTGGCATCGGATCTATCAGGCCATGTACGGCGAAACGGTCGCGACGACGGTACGCCGGTTGCGTTTGCATCGCGCGGCGGGCTTTCTCGCGAATGGGTCGATGCCGATTGCCGAGATCGCCGAGCGGTCCGGCTATAGCAGTTTGCAGTCGTTCACGCGGACGTTCAGCGCCGTCTTCGGCATGCCGCCCGCGCTGTATCGGAAGGCCGGGACGCACAGCCGGTTCCGGCCGTCACTTGCGGATTCAGGAGAGTGCCAAATGACGATGAGAGATGTGGTGATACGCGATATCGAGGGCTTCGACGTGCTGAGCGTCGATCACGTCGGGCCGTATATGCAGATCGGCAAGGCGTTCGATACGCTGATGGGATGGCTGGCTTCCCGTGGCCTGCTGTCGAACGAGATGCGGATGATCGGCATTTACTACGATGATCCGACTGCGGTGGCCGAGGGTGAGTTACGGTCGAAGGCGGGCGTGTGGCTGCCGCGCGCAGTCGATGTCTCGGGTGATGGGCTGGTGAGCGTCACGTCGATCAAGGGTGGCAGGTACGCGGTGTTGCGGCATAAGGGACCTTACGCGGATATGGCGTCGGCTTATCAGTGGCTTTACGGCGAGTGGCTGGTCAATTCGGAACATGAGGCCGCCGACGCGCCGGTGTTCGAGGAGTATTTGAATAATCCTAAGGAGACCGCGCCGGCGAATTTGCTGACAGATATCTGCTTGCCCGTCGTTTAG
- a CDS encoding helix-turn-helix domain-containing protein, which produces MTTNLSSPLPRTAACRFETSVAHDADEQARNLHGWTQTYDQLTAGRFVGRLTGLHLDDMHVFCETTSQTLRQTCEVPPDACWFGIPADDQRIGRIGPQPIGGDSLAFQRGGVEFELLTPGGYAIFGVVVRGEALRRHAESVEHADLIGRAANGQAAHTGIIPIDTHNKARFCALLAGVLDDAANAALSDRARHNLQASVLSSLFDLCATTSLEPVAIPARPRRQWIVSEAREYVLSNRDRPIGVPELCEHLHVSRRTLQYCFQDVLGLAPASYLRAIRLNGARRDLCGAAPGERTVQDVAAAWGFWHLSQFATDYRKLFGVRPSETLKTVHAPASALLAH; this is translated from the coding sequence ATGACGACCAATCTTTCTTCTCCATTGCCGCGAACGGCTGCCTGCCGGTTCGAAACGAGCGTCGCGCACGATGCCGATGAGCAGGCGCGCAATCTTCACGGCTGGACGCAGACCTACGACCAGCTGACGGCAGGCCGCTTCGTCGGGAGGTTGACGGGCTTGCATCTCGACGACATGCACGTGTTCTGCGAGACGACCAGCCAGACGCTGCGGCAGACCTGCGAAGTGCCGCCCGACGCCTGCTGGTTCGGCATTCCCGCCGACGATCAGCGTATCGGCCGCATCGGCCCGCAACCGATCGGCGGCGACTCGCTCGCCTTTCAGCGCGGCGGCGTCGAATTCGAACTGCTGACGCCCGGCGGCTACGCGATCTTCGGCGTGGTCGTGCGCGGCGAGGCGCTGCGTCGGCATGCGGAATCCGTCGAGCACGCTGATCTGATCGGCCGGGCCGCGAACGGCCAGGCTGCGCACACAGGCATCATTCCCATCGATACACACAACAAGGCGCGCTTCTGCGCGCTCCTCGCCGGCGTGCTCGACGACGCGGCCAACGCCGCGCTGTCGGATCGCGCGCGGCACAATCTGCAAGCGTCGGTGCTTTCTTCGCTGTTCGATCTGTGCGCGACGACATCGCTTGAACCCGTCGCGATTCCTGCGCGTCCGCGCAGGCAGTGGATCGTTTCCGAGGCGCGCGAATACGTGCTCTCGAATCGCGACCGTCCGATCGGTGTGCCGGAACTGTGCGAGCATCTGCACGTCAGCCGCCGCACGCTGCAATACTGCTTTCAGGATGTGCTGGGCCTTGCGCCCGCGAGCTATCTGCGCGCGATCCGTCTGAACGGCGCGCGCCGCGACCTGTGCGGTGCGGCGCCCGGCGAGCGAACGGTGCAGGACGTCGCGGCTGCGTGGGGCTTCTGGCATCTGAGCCAGTTCGCCACTGACTATCGCAAGCTTTTCGGCGTGCGTCCCTCCGAAACGCTGAAAACCGTCCACGCTCCGGCCAGCGCGCTGCTGGCTCACTAA
- a CDS encoding DUF779 domain-containing protein — translation MSESGVARVVATDAAVKLIQQLSAEHGPIIFHQSGGCCDGSAPMCFPSNEFMVGGSDVRLGEIAGVPFYMSESQFEYWQHTQLIIDAVPGNGGMFSLERPTGLRFLTRSRLYSDEENAWLEKHPVSKADAV, via the coding sequence ATGAGCGAATCAGGCGTTGCGCGTGTCGTGGCAACGGATGCGGCGGTCAAGCTGATCCAGCAGTTGAGCGCCGAGCACGGTCCGATTATTTTTCATCAGTCGGGCGGATGTTGCGACGGCAGCGCGCCGATGTGCTTTCCGTCGAATGAATTCATGGTCGGCGGATCGGATGTGAGGCTCGGCGAGATTGCAGGCGTGCCGTTCTACATGAGCGAATCGCAATTCGAGTACTGGCAACACACGCAGTTGATCATCGATGCCGTGCCGGGCAACGGCGGCATGTTTTCACTGGAGCGGCCGACGGGTCTGCGGTTCTTGACGCGCTCGCGCCTGTACAGCGATGAAGAGAATGCGTGGCTCGAAAAGCACCCGGTGAGCAAAGCCGACGCTGTTTGA
- a CDS encoding ethanolamine ammonia-lyase subunit EutB codes for MSYTETIGSRTYRFADLKTLMAKASPLRSGDQLAGIAAASEEERVAAKMALADVPLRTFLNEALVPYESDEVTRLVVDTHSSEAFAEIAHLTVGEFRNWLLSSSTDTAALTRITKGLTPEMVAAVSKLMRNQDLILAARKRPVVTRFRNTVGLPGHMSVRLQPNHPTDDVKGIAASMIDGLMYGCGDAMVGINPASDSLSAITKLLMMIDDFRTRYQVPTQSCVLTHVTNTIAAIEKGAPVDLVFQSIAGTEKANAGFGISLALLQEAYEAALSLKRGTVGNNVMYFETGQGSALSADAHHGVDQQTCEVRAYAVARQFNPFLVNTVVGFIGPEYLYDGKQITRAGLEDHFCGKLLGVPMGCDICYTNHAEADQDDMDNLLTLLGVAGINFIMGIPGADDVMLNYQSTSFHDALYVRDVLGLRRAPEFEEWLESMQITDPRGALLNAPTRQPLLEGASEWMGIA; via the coding sequence ATGAGCTACACGGAGACAATCGGCAGCCGCACGTACCGTTTTGCCGATCTGAAGACACTAATGGCGAAGGCGAGCCCGCTGCGTTCCGGCGATCAGCTCGCCGGCATCGCGGCGGCGAGCGAGGAAGAGCGCGTCGCCGCGAAGATGGCGCTCGCGGACGTGCCGCTGCGCACGTTCCTGAACGAAGCGCTCGTTCCTTACGAGAGCGACGAAGTTACGCGCCTCGTTGTGGACACGCATTCGTCCGAAGCGTTCGCCGAGATTGCGCATCTGACGGTGGGTGAGTTTCGCAACTGGCTGCTGTCGAGTTCGACGGATACGGCCGCCCTCACGCGCATCACGAAAGGGCTCACGCCCGAGATGGTCGCGGCTGTGTCGAAGCTGATGCGCAATCAGGATCTGATCCTCGCGGCGCGCAAGCGTCCCGTCGTCACGCGCTTTCGCAACACGGTCGGCTTGCCGGGTCACATGTCGGTGCGGCTGCAGCCGAATCATCCGACGGATGACGTGAAGGGCATCGCTGCATCGATGATCGACGGCTTGATGTACGGTTGCGGCGATGCGATGGTCGGCATCAATCCGGCGTCCGACAGTCTTTCGGCGATCACGAAGCTGCTCATGATGATCGACGACTTCCGCACGCGCTATCAGGTGCCGACGCAATCGTGCGTCCTCACGCACGTTACCAACACGATTGCGGCGATCGAGAAGGGTGCGCCCGTCGATCTCGTGTTCCAGTCGATCGCAGGCACCGAGAAGGCGAACGCAGGTTTTGGCATCTCGCTTGCGCTGTTGCAGGAAGCGTATGAAGCGGCGTTGTCGCTAAAGCGGGGCACGGTCGGCAACAACGTGATGTACTTCGAGACGGGGCAGGGCAGTGCGCTGTCGGCGGATGCGCATCATGGCGTCGATCAGCAGACCTGCGAGGTGCGCGCGTACGCCGTCGCGCGCCAGTTCAATCCGTTTCTGGTGAATACCGTAGTCGGCTTTATCGGCCCCGAGTATCTGTACGACGGCAAGCAGATCACGCGCGCGGGTCTCGAAGATCACTTCTGCGGCAAGCTGCTCGGCGTGCCGATGGGCTGCGACATCTGCTACACGAATCACGCGGAAGCCGATCAGGACGACATGGACAATCTGTTGACGCTGCTTGGCGTGGCGGGTATCAACTTCATCATGGGCATTCCCGGCGCGGATGACGTGATGCTGAATTACCAGAGCACGTCGTTCCATGACGCGCTGTATGTGCGCGACGTGCTGGGGTTGCGCCGCGCGCCCGAGTTCGAAGAATGGCTGGAGTCGATGCAGATCACCGATCCGCGCGGTGCGCTGCTCAATGCGCCGACGCGTCAGCCTTTGCTTGAAGGCGCAAGCGAATGGATGGGCATCGCATGA